Genomic window (Tardiphaga sp. vice304):
TTTGGCACGCCGGTGGAGCCGGAGGTGAACAGCAGCTTGCCGATCGTATCCGGCGTGATTTTCGCAATGGACTCCTCGACCGCCGCGGTCGGCTGCGTTACGGCCATGTCGGCGAACGACATGCTGGCAAGCCCTTCGGGCGGACGCGCGACATGGATCAGCCGGATGCCGGTGAGGTCGAGCGCGTCCAGCGCCTTCTGGAACTGAGGCCCGTCCTGCACCATCACCGCCACCGGCCGGATCAGGTCGAACAGGTATTTCAGCTTGGCGTGGTCCTGGCTCATCAGCGAATAGGCCGGCGACACCGGCGCCGCCGGATGCCGCGCCTGCATCAAAGCCTGGGTCATCAGCGCATGTTCGATGGAATTGCCGGACAGGATCGCGACCGGGCGATCCGCTTCGAGCCGCATGTCGAGCAGCGCCTGGGTCAGCGCATCGACCGTGCGCTTCGCCTCGGCGTAGGTTACATGGCGCCATTGCCGGTCGTCGCCGACGCGCTGCGCCAGCCAGGCCAGGTCCGGCCGGAGCTCAGCCCACTTCGCCAGCGAGGCCGGCAGATGGGTCGGATAGTCCATCAGCGGCACGCGCGATTTCAGGATGATGACGCCATCCGGCCGCCGCTCAACGTCGATGTCGCGTTCGAGCCAGTCAATCTTTCGGAAGGCGGGCTGTGTCAGCACCGCGGCAGCCTGCGCGTTCATCTCGTTCTCCCAAACGGATTGGTAACCGGGGTCTCGTCGATGGACCTCTTGTGGTTTGGTACTATCGCAGGCGCCCATAGTCGCGCCCTCTCCCCTCGTGGGAGAGGGCAGCCCCGGCAGAATTGGCAAACTCCATTGGGTGAGGGGGCGGGCGCACGACTACCCCTCACCCGTCTCGAACCGCTTCGCGGTTCGATCCACCCTCTCCCACAAGGGGAGAGGGAAGGAAGAAAAGAGTCAGACTACCGCGGCGCCATGCGGATCGCGCCGTCGAGGCGGATGGTTTCGCCGTTCAGCATCGGGTTCTCGACCATGTGCACCGCCAGATTGCCGTATTCCGAAGCGTCGCCGAGGCGGGCCGGATGCGGCACCTGCGCGCCGAGGCTGGCGCGGGCCTCCTCGCTGAGCCCCATCAAGAGCGGCGTCAGGAATAGGCCCGGCGCGATGGTGTTGACGCGGATCTTTTGCGAGGCGAGATCGCGTGCGGCCGGCAAGGTCAGGCCGACGATGCCGCCCTTCGATGCCGCATAGGCGATCTGGCCGATCTGGCCTTCATAGGCGGCAACCGAGGCGGTGTTGATGATGACGCCGCGCTCTTCGCCGACGGCGTCCAGCTTCACCAGTTGCTCGGCGAACAGGCGCAGGCAGTTGAAGGTGCCGACCAGGTTGACCATGATGACGTTGGTGAACTTGTCGAGCGGATAGACGCCCTGCTTGCCGACGATGCGCTGCGAGCCGCCGATGCCGGCGCAGTTCACCAGAACGCGGGCGATGCCGTGCGCGGCCTCTGCCCTGGCAAGCCCGGCCTGCACGTCGCTTTCGCTGGTGACGTCACCGACCACGGCGAGACCCTTGATCTCGGCGGCTACCTTCTCGGCGTTTTCCCGGCTGCGGTCGAAGACAGAGACTTTAGCTCCCTTCGCGGCCATCGCACGCGCGGTGGCGGCACCGAGACCCGATCCGCCGCCGGTAATGAATACGGCTACGTCTTTCAGCTGCATCGAGTTTGCCTTTCCCTGGGCGTTTCCTGATTTTTTTGTCTTGTTATATTTTTTTAAAAGAAGGTCCTTGGACGTTTCTTGTTTTGTTGTTCGAACGATACGTTGACCGTTCCTTGGAGGCGTTTCCTCGAATTTTCTTGTTTTTGTAGAAAGGTACCTTGGGCGTTTCCCGATAGCTTTTTTTATGGGTCGTACAGTTTCCTTGGGGTCGTTTCTTCTTAGCTCGTTGTCGTCAGGCGGTTGATCCCGCTTTCTTGTTATTGGTTAGCATTCCGCCGAGCATCATCGCTTCTAAGTGGGCGATGTAGTCACGGCTGACTTCATCCGTCACCGGGCCGACGCCAATGGCGCGCGACATCGCGTGACGGTAGAAGAACAGATGGTCGCAGGCACCGATCAGGCTGGTGTAGAACAGCACCGGATCGATCTTGCGGAATTCGCCGGACTGGAATCCCTCGGCCAGCAGGCGGCGATGGAATTCGAGCAGGGGCCCAACGAAGAACTTCGAGACTTCGTCGGCGGCCTCGGTGTTGGAACCGTGCAGCAGATGATGGATCAGCCGGTTCATGTAGGGAAACTGCTGATAGGCCTTGATGATGCCGGCGATGTGCAGCTTCAGCTTGGCGGCGGCCGAAATCGGCTGCGCCATCAGGTAATCGAGGTTAGTCATCTCGGTGGCCGCGTCGCGTGCCAGCAGCGCCAGCAGCAGACCGTCCTTGTTGCCGAAATGATATTTCACCAACGCCGCATTAACGCCCGAGCGATGCGCGATCTCGCTCAGCGACACGTCGATCGAGTTGCTCTCGATCATCAGTTCGCTGGCCGCAAGCAACAGCTTGTCGGCGGTCGGATTGCGACCGACGATCGGTTTTCCCGGGCTGCTGAGATGCGAATTCGGTGTCATGTGCGAGGCGCAGATAATACGATCAGCGCACCCAACTCAAGAGTTAATTGAGCGATTGACTAAGCTCATTTGCACTCTTTTAATCCACCCTCGCGCGGACAACCCACGGTGACGGTCGCGCCAACCAACACGAGCGGAAAAATCCGCCATTTGTCGAGGAAACGCCCCATGAGCCATCCCTCCGTCCACGCCCGCACCCAGCCGGACAAGATCGCTTATCGGATGGCTGGCTCCGGTCAGTCGATCAGCTACCACGAGCTCGACGCCCGATCCAACCAGGGCGCGCAATTGTTTCGCTCGCTCGGGTTGAAGGCCGGCGATCACATCGCGCTGCTGATGGAGAACCGGCTCGAGTTCATGGAGATCTGCTGGGCGGCGCAGCGCAGCGGGCTGTATTACACCGCGATCAGCCGCTATCTCACCGCCGACGAGATCGCCTACATCGTGAAGGACTGCGGCGCCCGAATCGTCATCACCTCGCCGAAGGGGGCCGAGGTGATCGCCCCGCTGATCCCGGGCGCGCCCGACACGCAGTTCTTCATTCTCGATGGGCCCCGCGACCATTTCCACGACTGGAAGGCCGCGCTGGATGCCCAGCCGGCGACGCCGATCGCGGACGAAGTGGCCGGCTACGACATGCTGTATTCGTCGGGCACCACCGGGCGGCCGAAGGGCATCAAGCGCGCCTCGGAGAGCAACCCGATCACGGTGCCGAACCCGTTCCTGAAAAAACTCTGCGCCGACATGTGCGGCATGACCGGCGATAGCATCTACCTGTCGCCGGCGCCGCTGTATCATGCGGCCCCGCTGCGCTTCAACATGATGGCGATCACGCTGGGCGGCACCTCCGTCATCATGGAGAGCTTCGACGCCGAACAGTTCCTGAAGCTGGTGGAGCAGCACCGGATCACCCAGTCGCAACTGGTGCCGACGATGTTCGTGCGGATGCTGAAACTGCCGGAAGAGGTGCGGCTGCGCTACGACGTCTCCTCACTGCACGGCGCGATCCACGCCGCAGCGCCCTGCCCGGTCGACGTCAAGGCGCGAATGATCGACTGGTGGGGCCCGATCCTGATCGAATACTACGCCGGCTCGGAGGGCAACGGCGTCACCGTGTCGAATTCCCAGCAATGGCTGTCGCACCGCGGCACGGTCGGCAAGGCGGTCACCGGCATCGTCAAGATCGTCGACGAGAACGAGCAGGAGGCCCCGGTCGGGCAGATCGGCACGGTGTATTTCGCGGACGCGCCGACCTTCGCCTATCACAACGATCCCGAGAAGACGAAGCGCGCCTATAATGACAAGGGCTGGTCGACGCTGGGCGACGTCGGCTATCTCGACGACGAGGGCTTTCTCTATCTCACCGACCGCAAGTCCTACATGATCATTTCCGGCGGCGTGAACATCTACCCGCAGGAGACCGAGGACGTGCTGATCACCCATCCGGAGATCGCCGATGTCGCGGTGTTCGGGGTGCCGAACGAGGAGATGGGCGAGGAGGTCAAGGCGGTCGTCCAGCCACACGACATGTCCCGCGCAGGTCCGGCCTTCGAGGCCGAACTGATCGCGTTCTGCCGCAAGAACCTGTCGCCCATCAAATGCCCGAAGAGCATCGACTTCGAAGCCGAACTGCCGCGCACGCCGACCGGCAAGCTGGTGAAACGGCATCTGCGGGACAGGTACTGGCCGAAGAAGGAAACGGCGGCGGTGTAGTCAGCTGTAGCCCGGATGAGCCGTTGGTCGCGTATTGCGCGCCCGCCAGCGACATCCGGGATTCAGAGCCCGCCGTGAGGCTTTCCCCGGATGTCGCTTCGCTCATCCGGGCTACAGCCTACCTCCCCCAGCGATCCTGCCAGATCTTTTCCCCCACCAGGCAGTTCACCCGCGGCTCGCGCCCGGCGATCGGCACCACGCGCGGCTGCGGCTGCAGGCCGGCGACTTCCATCACCAGCTTGGTGCGGATGGCTTCCTTGAACTTGTCGCGCTCCTTGATCGGCACCACGAAGGAGCCGGGCCCGCCGATCACGCAATCCTCGTAGTACAAATCGAGATTCTCGATATCCATCGTCGAATAGGACAGTTCCTTGGCCATGATCGGCAGGCCGTTGATGACGATGCCTTTCGCCAGGGCCTCGTCGCGCGCGACGGTGACCGGCGACCCGTTGTTGTTCGGCCCGTCGCCGGAGATGTCGATGACGCGGCGCAGCCCGGCGTAGCTGTTGGCCTCGAACAAAGGCATCGCGAAATAGATCGCGCCGGAAATCGAGGTGCGCGATGCCCGCCTGATCGGTGTCCGCATGATCTCGGCGGCCACCGCGTCGGCCGATTCCGGGCCATCGATGATGCGCCAGGGGATGATCAGCTTCTGGTCGGTCGAGGCAGCCCATTCGAAATAGGTCACCGCGATCTTGCCGGTCGGGCCGGTCTTCAGCGCGGAGAGGAATTCCCGGGAGACGATGGCCTGGGCGTAGCCCTCGCGCTGGATCGCCAACTCGTCCATGTCCATCGAATAGGAGACGTCGACCGCCAGCACCAGTTCGACATCGACGACGGGGTCGCGGGCTTCGACCAGCCGCGCATTCGGCGCAGCCACGCTGGCGACATCGCCACCGGCGATCGCTCCGGCGACCAGCACCACTCCAATCGAGACATACCAGCGCATAGCGGCCCTCCCGTCGAAGTCGGGATCGTGACATGCAAATGACGGCGCGCAAAGCAGGAACCCGCGGTCGAGGTCACATTCCGTTCAACTGGTCTTCCCGGCACGACAGCGGATCGACAGTTTTCTGCGGTGACACTATGATGTTACTCACCCCGATGGCGCCCGGAGCTGCCGCAGAATGCCCGCGACCACCACCACGCCCCGCACCAAGACCAAGCCGAAGGTCGAGCGCCCGAAGCTGTACAAGGTGATCCTCGTCAACGACGATTTCACGCCGCGTGAATTCGTGACGAGGGTGCTGCAGGGCGAGTTCAGGATGACCGAGGACCAGGCGCACAAGGTGATGATCACCGCGCACAAGCTCGGCGCCTGCGTGGTCGCGGTGTTCACTCGCGACGTCGCCGAGACCAAGGCGACCCGCGCCACCGACGCCGGCCGCGCCAAGGGCTATCCGCTGCTGTTCACCACCGAGCCGGAAGAGTAGCTGAACACCCCTCCGCGACGACGACGCTGAACTACACTTCAGCGACATGTCATCGCCGCAGATTTTACGCGCCAGTCTCCCGCCGCCCCTCGAAGTTAATCACAACTTCACGAGTTGCAGCTATATTCGATTGCGGACAGAATCCGTAGTTGTACGGGCTACGTGACCAGACTGCCGGTATCGCAGGATGCCCTCGACATCATCTCCCTTTGCTCTAAATCACGGCAACGACATGGCCCATTTCCACCTCCGTCTGTCCCACAAGATCATGTCCATCGCCGCGATCAGCATCGTCAGCCTTGTGTCATTCGGCGCGATCTACCAGTTCAGCAGTGCCCGCCAGGATGCCTCGCGCACGATAGCGGAGGACGCCCGGCTCACGACCGAGCTCAATCAACGTCTATCGATCGAGATGCTGGAGGCGCGACGCGCCGAGAAGGATTTCCAGCTTCGCCGCGACGAGGCCTATGCCAAAAATCATGCGGCGCTGTCCGCCGCAATCGGGCAGCACTTCGACGAACTCAAACTGCTGCTGCAGGCCAACCCGGCGTTGCTGGAGCGCGTCACCACGGCGGCCTCGGGCTACAAAGCCTATGCCGGCGACTTCGCCGCCCTGGCTGGCGCCGAGACCAGCCTCGGACTCAATGAGAATGCCGGCCTGTCAGGCACGTTGCGAGCCGCCGTCCACGACGTCGAGTCGAAGCTGAAAACGATCGGGGATCCGCAACTCACCAGCAGCATGCTGATGATGCGTCGCCATGAAAAGGATTTCATGCTGCGGCGCGACCCCAAATATGTCGCCGAACTGACGAAGACGGTGACCGAATTTTCAAACTCGGTCGCCGCCTCCGACATCTTGCCTGGCATCAAGGCCGAGATGGCCGGTCAGGTTACCGCTTACCAGAATGCGTTCATGGCCTGGGCCGCGGGCGCAGACGAGGTGAAACGGCGCGGCGCCGCGATGTCGAAGACCTTCCAGACCATCGAGCCGCTGATCGTGGAAATGCAGAAGGGCATCGCGCTGGTCCACAGCGAGGCGGTGAGCGCCGAGATCTCCAGTCGGGAATCCGCCCGGACCTGGCTGCTGGTGGCGTTTGCCGCCGCCACTTCGATCGTCGGCCTGACCTCGGCGATCATCGGCCTGTCGGTGTCGAACGCCCTGTCCGGCCTGGTCCGGGCCGTGCTGCAGCTGGCGGAGGGCAATTTTGCCGTGGTGCTGCCCGGTCTCGGGCGGCGCGATGAAATCGGCGAGATGGCTGCCGCCGTCGGACAGTTCAAGATCAAGGCGCAGGAGAAAGCCCAGCAGGAAGCCGACGCGCAACGCCAGCAGGAACTGCGCGCGGCCGACCTGCGCCGGCAGGAGATGCACCGCCTGGCCGACAGCTTCGAGGGCGCAGTGGGCGAGATCGTCGAGACGGTGTCCGCGGCCTCGACCGAGCTCGAAGCCTCCGCCGACACGCTGACGGCCACCGCCGACCGCTCGCAGCAGCTTGCCACCCTGGTGGCCGCCGCCTCGGAAGAGGCTTCCACCAACGTCCAGGCCGTGGCGTCAGCCACCGAGGAGCTGTCCAGCTCGGTCAATGAGATCAGCCGCCAGGTCCAGGCCTCGGCGCGGATTGCGGGTGATGCCGTCGATCAGGCCCGCGAGACCAATGACCGGGTGGCCGAACTCGCCAAAGCGGCCGGCCGGATCGGAGCTGTGGTCGAACTCATCAATACCATTGCAGCCCAGACCAACCTGCTCGCGCTCAACGCGACCATCGAGGCGGCCCGCGCCGGCGATGCCGGCCGCGGTTTTGCCGTGGTGGCCTCCGAAGTAAAGGCGCTTGCCGAGCAGACCGCCAAGGCCACCGGCGAGATCGGCCAGCAGATCGAGGGCATCCAGGCCGCGACCCGGCATTCCGTCAACGCCATCCAGGCGATCGGCCTGACCATCGGCCAGATGTCGGAGATCGCATCGACCATCGCCTCGGCGGTCGAGGAGCAAGGCGCGGCGACACAGGAAATCTCGCGCAATGTGCAGCAGGCGGCTCTGGGGAGCCAGCAGGTCTCCGCCAACATCGCCGACGTGCAGCACGGCGCCAACGAAACGGGCGCGGCCTCCGGCCAGGTTCTGTCGGCGGCGAAGTCATTGTCCGGCGACAGCAACCGGCTGAAGTCCGAAGTCCACCGCTTCCTCGAAACGGTGCGCGCCGCCTGACGTCACTCGCGCGGCGTTTCGTCCGACAGGCCGTAGACCTGCTCGGCCCTCGAAAATCCGGCGATGGGGAATTCGCCGAGATTGTCCCAGTCGGCGGCGCAGGTGCCGACGAAGGCGCCGGACGCCACGATCGTGCGCCCGAGACGGCCTGCAATCTTCTCCAGCCGTGCGGCCAGATTCACCGCCGGGCCGATGCAGGTGAAATCGAGCCGGTTGCCGCCGCCGATATTGCCATAGAGAAGTCTGCCGACATGCAAGGCGACGCCGAACCGGAAACGCTCCGGCGTTTCGCCGCTGACAAACTGCATGGCCGCCACCGCGGCGCGCGCCTCTCGCGCGGCTTCCAGGACACGGCTGCAAAGAGCCTGCTCGTCGGCCTCGATGGGAAACACCGCGAGCAGCCCGTCGCCCATGAATTTCAGCACTTCGCCGCCGTGCTTGTGGATCGCCGCGACCTGGCAATCGAAGTACAGGTTGAGAATCTCGACCACCTGCTCCGGCGGCAGCCGGTCGGACAAAGCGGTGAAGCCGCGCAGGTCGGAAAGCCAGATCGCGGCATGCATGGTCTCGGTGTGCCCGCGGCGGATCTGCCCGGCCAGAATGCGCTCGCCGGCGCGCGGGCCGACATAGGTGTCGAGCAGCGTCTCCGCAGTCCGGCGCAGGCCAATCACCTCGATCAACCGGGTCAGGGGTGGCACCACCCGCTTGAGGTCGGTCAACTGCGCGTCGGTGAAGCCACCTTGCTGCCGGGTCGTCCAGCTTGAAGCGTGGATCATGCCATCGACAAACGACAGCGGGACGGCGACGTAGTCGGTGACGCCCTCGGCGCGCATGTCATCGAAGAACGGAAACCGGTTGTTGCCGGGAGCATCCAGCCGGCAGCGCACTTCGGCGCCTTCCTGGAACACGATCGCCAGCGGGCTACGGAGAAATTCCGGGGTGTGCTGGATGTCGAAATCCACCGAGCCAAGCTCCACGCCGGTGGTCGGACGCCAGATGAAATTGCGGCCGAAAATTTCCGGATGCAGCGTGCGGACGAACACGCCGACGCGCCACAATGGCAGCCCGGCGGCGATCAGCCGCTCGCAGCATTCCGCCATCATGTCGCTCGGCTCCGGCGTCGAGCGTGCGCCGTCGGTGAGCCAGGCGGTGATGTCGCTGATAGGATCGGTCAATGGACACCTGCGATTGGCTTGATCGCGGAGAGCCTAGCCCACCTGGCCGCGATGCCGCAAAAACTGGTCGGCCATCACACAGGCGACCATTGCCTCGCCGACCGGCACGGCGCGAATGCCGACGCAGGGGTCGTGGCGCCCCTTGGTCAGAATATCGGTGTCGGCGCCGGAGCGGTCGATGGTCTGCCGCGGCGACAGGATCGACGACGTCGGCTTCACCGCGAAGCGCGCCACCACCGGCTGTCCGGTCGAAATGCCGCCGAGCACGCCGCCGGCATGGTTGGACAGGAACGAGGCGCCGTGGTTGGTCATCCGCATTTCGTCGGCATTGTTCTCGCCGGACAATTCCGCCGCGGCAAAGCCGTCGCCGATCTCGACGCCCTTGACCGCGTTGATGCTCATCAGCGCCGCGGCGATGTCTGCGTCGAGCTTGGCATAGATCGGCGCCCCCAGACCGGCCGGAATGCCCTCGGCGACGACCTCGATCACCGCACCGATCGACGAACCGGATTTGCGAATGCCGTCGAGATAGCCCTCAAAAAACGCGGCCTTGTCCTTGTCGGGGCAGAAGAACGGGTTGTTGTGAACCTCGTCCCAGTCCCAGTTGGCGCGGTCGATCTTGTGCGGTCCCATCTGCACCAGCGCGGCGCGCACTATCATGCCCGGCACGATCTTGCGTGCAATGGCGCCGGCGGCGACGCGGGTCGCGGTCTCGCGCGCCGAGGAACGCCCGCCGCCGCGGTAATCGCGAATGCCGTATTTCGCCTCATAGGTGAAATCGGCGTGGCCCGGGCGAAACTTGTCCTTGATGTCGGAATAGTCCTTGGAGCGCTGATCGGTGTTTTCGATCATCAGCGCGATCGGCGTCCCCGTCGTCACCTGCACCCCGGTTTCCGGATGCGCCATCACCCCGGACAGGATTTTGACGAGATCGGCCTCCTGGCGCTGCGTGGTGAAGCGCGACTGCCCGGGCTTGCGGCGGTCGAGGTCGGCCTGGATGTCGGCCACGTCGAGCGGCAGCAACGGCGGGCAACCATCGACCACGCAGCCGATCGCCGGCCCATGGCTCTCGCCAAAGGTGGTGACCCGGAACAGATGGCCGAAAGTATTGAAGGACATGGGGCGGTCTCTCGAAACTGGCTGCTGTCGTAACGCGGGCGGTTCGGGGGGTCAAATGGCGGCACAGCTGGCGTTCTTCCTCCTCCCCTTGTGGGAGAAGGTGGCGCGGACGAAGTCCGCGACGGATGAGGGGGTTCTGGGCTCGGAGTTTGTGGCTACCCCTGATCCGGCCGCGCTGCGCGCAGCCACCTTCTCCCACAAGGGGAGAAGGAAGAAAGCGCGCCTGACTTTAAGTATACTTCGCGAGCCCGCCGTTGCTGAACACGTAGACGGCGCCCTGCTCGATCGGCAGTTCGGCCGCGGCAGCGATGGTCTGTACGTCCAGCGCCACCATCAGGGCCCGGGCGGTGCCACCATGCGCCACGGCGACGGTATCGCCGGTCAGGCCTTCATACCAGTCGCGCATGCGCAACTGCACCGAGGCGTAGCTTTCGCCTTCGGGCGGCGGGCTGCTCCATTTGTCGAGCTCGCGGGCGGCGAAGATCTCGGGATGCGAGGCCTCCTGCTCGGCGAGCGTCGAGCCCTCCCAGTGACCGTAGCCGATCTCGCGCAACCGGTCGTCCAGCGCGTAGTGCTGCGGCGGCAATTCGAGCTGGCTGCGGACGAACTCCATCGTCGAGCGCGCCCGGCCAAGCGGGCTCGACACGAAGCCGAGGCTGTCCGCGTCGCGCGCGTGCTGCGCCAGCAACTCTTTCAGGATTCCCCCGGCATGCGCCGCCTGCTCGCGACCGAGGTCGTTGAGCGGAATATCCTTGGAGCCCTGGAAACGGCCGAGTGCGTTCCATTCCGTCTGGCCGTGGCGGATGTAATAGATCGTGGGTTGCGGCATAACGGGCGCGATCAGTCCTTGTTCAGCGAGATGTCCGGCGCGTCCGGGCGCTTCATGCCGAGGACGTGGTAGCCGGAATCGACGTGGTGCACTTCGCCGGTGACGCCGCGCGACAGGTCGGACAATAGATACAGCGCGCTGTCGCCGACTTCATCGATGGTCGTGGTCCGGCGCAGCGGCGCGTTGTGCTCGTTCCATTTCAGGATGTAGCGGAAATCGCCGATGCCCGACGCCGCCAGCGTCTTGATCGGACCCGCCGAGATCGCGTTGACGCGGATGTTCTGCACGCCGAGGTCGGCGGCGAGATAGCGCACGCTGGCCTCCAGCGCCGCTTTCGCCACGCCCATCACGTTGTAATGCGGCATCCACTTCTCGGCGCCGTAATAGGTCAGCGTTATGATCGAACCGCCCTGCGTCATCAGCTTTTCGGCGCGCTGTGCGATCGCCGTCAGCGAGAAGCACGAGATCAGCATGGTCTTGGAGAAATTCTCCGCGGTGGTATCGACATAGCGGCCCTCGAGCCCCTCCTTCTCGGAGAAGGCGATGGCGTGGACCACGAAGTCGATCTTGCCCCACTTCTCCTGCAGCACCGCGAACGCCGCATCGATGCTGGCGGGGTCGGTGACGTCGCAATGGCCGAGCACGAGGCCGCCGAGTTCGGCCGCCAGCGGCTCAACCCGCTTCTTCAGCGCGTCGCCCTGATAGGTAAAAGCGAGTTCGGCACCCTGCGCGTGGCAGGATTTGGCGATGCCCCAGGCGATCGAACGGTTGTTGGCGAGGCCGAGAATAACGCCGCGCTTGCCCTGCATCAGGCCTGTAGGTTCAACCATGTCGTGTCCTGTCCGCTTGAAAATCAGCCTTTCGAGGTACACCAGCGCTCCCTCTCGGTACAGCCCCAATCCACCCCGCAAACCTGCGTTTACCGTGGGCAACGGTCCCGGAATAGACGAGCGGCCAAGGTGTTATGATGACAACGGCGCTTCCCCCCGCACCGTGGAACCCGGCAG
Coding sequences:
- a CDS encoding SDR family NAD(P)-dependent oxidoreductase, with the translated sequence MQLKDVAVFITGGGSGLGAATARAMAAKGAKVSVFDRSRENAEKVAAEIKGLAVVGDVTSESDVQAGLARAEAAHGIARVLVNCAGIGGSQRIVGKQGVYPLDKFTNVIMVNLVGTFNCLRLFAEQLVKLDAVGEERGVIINTASVAAYEGQIGQIAYAASKGGIVGLTLPAARDLASQKIRVNTIAPGLFLTPLLMGLSEEARASLGAQVPHPARLGDASEYGNLAVHMVENPMLNGETIRLDGAIRMAPR
- a CDS encoding TetR family transcriptional regulator, encoding MTPNSHLSSPGKPIVGRNPTADKLLLAASELMIESNSIDVSLSEIAHRSGVNAALVKYHFGNKDGLLLALLARDAATEMTNLDYLMAQPISAAAKLKLHIAGIIKAYQQFPYMNRLIHHLLHGSNTEAADEVSKFFVGPLLEFHRRLLAEGFQSGEFRKIDPVLFYTSLIGACDHLFFYRHAMSRAIGVGPVTDEVSRDYIAHLEAMMLGGMLTNNKKAGSTA
- a CDS encoding acyl-CoA synthetase; this translates as MSHPSVHARTQPDKIAYRMAGSGQSISYHELDARSNQGAQLFRSLGLKAGDHIALLMENRLEFMEICWAAQRSGLYYTAISRYLTADEIAYIVKDCGARIVITSPKGAEVIAPLIPGAPDTQFFILDGPRDHFHDWKAALDAQPATPIADEVAGYDMLYSSGTTGRPKGIKRASESNPITVPNPFLKKLCADMCGMTGDSIYLSPAPLYHAAPLRFNMMAITLGGTSVIMESFDAEQFLKLVEQHRITQSQLVPTMFVRMLKLPEEVRLRYDVSSLHGAIHAAAPCPVDVKARMIDWWGPILIEYYAGSEGNGVTVSNSQQWLSHRGTVGKAVTGIVKIVDENEQEAPVGQIGTVYFADAPTFAYHNDPEKTKRAYNDKGWSTLGDVGYLDDEGFLYLTDRKSYMIISGGVNIYPQETEDVLITHPEIADVAVFGVPNEEMGEEVKAVVQPHDMSRAGPAFEAELIAFCRKNLSPIKCPKSIDFEAELPRTPTGKLVKRHLRDRYWPKKETAAV
- a CDS encoding DUF1194 domain-containing protein; this translates as MRWYVSIGVVLVAGAIAGGDVASVAAPNARLVEARDPVVDVELVLAVDVSYSMDMDELAIQREGYAQAIVSREFLSALKTGPTGKIAVTYFEWAASTDQKLIIPWRIIDGPESADAVAAEIMRTPIRRASRTSISGAIYFAMPLFEANSYAGLRRVIDISGDGPNNNGSPVTVARDEALAKGIVINGLPIMAKELSYSTMDIENLDLYYEDCVIGGPGSFVVPIKERDKFKEAIRTKLVMEVAGLQPQPRVVPIAGREPRVNCLVGEKIWQDRWGR
- the clpS gene encoding ATP-dependent Clp protease adapter ClpS; protein product: MPATTTTPRTKTKPKVERPKLYKVILVNDDFTPREFVTRVLQGEFRMTEDQAHKVMITAHKLGACVVAVFTRDVAETKATRATDAGRAKGYPLLFTTEPEE
- a CDS encoding methyl-accepting chemotaxis protein; its protein translation is MAHFHLRLSHKIMSIAAISIVSLVSFGAIYQFSSARQDASRTIAEDARLTTELNQRLSIEMLEARRAEKDFQLRRDEAYAKNHAALSAAIGQHFDELKLLLQANPALLERVTTAASGYKAYAGDFAALAGAETSLGLNENAGLSGTLRAAVHDVESKLKTIGDPQLTSSMLMMRRHEKDFMLRRDPKYVAELTKTVTEFSNSVAASDILPGIKAEMAGQVTAYQNAFMAWAAGADEVKRRGAAMSKTFQTIEPLIVEMQKGIALVHSEAVSAEISSRESARTWLLVAFAAATSIVGLTSAIIGLSVSNALSGLVRAVLQLAEGNFAVVLPGLGRRDEIGEMAAAVGQFKIKAQEKAQQEADAQRQQELRAADLRRQEMHRLADSFEGAVGEIVETVSAASTELEASADTLTATADRSQQLATLVAAASEEASTNVQAVASATEELSSSVNEISRQVQASARIAGDAVDQARETNDRVAELAKAAGRIGAVVELINTIAAQTNLLALNATIEAARAGDAGRGFAVVASEVKALAEQTAKATGEIGQQIEGIQAATRHSVNAIQAIGLTIGQMSEIASTIASAVEEQGAATQEISRNVQQAALGSQQVSANIADVQHGANETGAASGQVLSAAKSLSGDSNRLKSEVHRFLETVRAA
- a CDS encoding adenylate/guanylate cyclase domain-containing protein: MTDPISDITAWLTDGARSTPEPSDMMAECCERLIAAGLPLWRVGVFVRTLHPEIFGRNFIWRPTTGVELGSVDFDIQHTPEFLRSPLAIVFQEGAEVRCRLDAPGNNRFPFFDDMRAEGVTDYVAVPLSFVDGMIHASSWTTRQQGGFTDAQLTDLKRVVPPLTRLIEVIGLRRTAETLLDTYVGPRAGERILAGQIRRGHTETMHAAIWLSDLRGFTALSDRLPPEQVVEILNLYFDCQVAAIHKHGGEVLKFMGDGLLAVFPIEADEQALCSRVLEAAREARAAVAAMQFVSGETPERFRFGVALHVGRLLYGNIGGGNRLDFTCIGPAVNLAARLEKIAGRLGRTIVASGAFVGTCAADWDNLGEFPIAGFSRAEQVYGLSDETPRE
- the aroC gene encoding chorismate synthase, whose product is MSFNTFGHLFRVTTFGESHGPAIGCVVDGCPPLLPLDVADIQADLDRRKPGQSRFTTQRQEADLVKILSGVMAHPETGVQVTTGTPIALMIENTDQRSKDYSDIKDKFRPGHADFTYEAKYGIRDYRGGGRSSARETATRVAAGAIARKIVPGMIVRAALVQMGPHKIDRANWDWDEVHNNPFFCPDKDKAAFFEGYLDGIRKSGSSIGAVIEVVAEGIPAGLGAPIYAKLDADIAAALMSINAVKGVEIGDGFAAAELSGENNADEMRMTNHGASFLSNHAGGVLGGISTGQPVVARFAVKPTSSILSPRQTIDRSGADTDILTKGRHDPCVGIRAVPVGEAMVACVMADQFLRHRGQVG
- a CDS encoding histidine phosphatase family protein produces the protein MPQPTIYYIRHGQTEWNALGRFQGSKDIPLNDLGREQAAHAGGILKELLAQHARDADSLGFVSSPLGRARSTMEFVRSQLELPPQHYALDDRLREIGYGHWEGSTLAEQEASHPEIFAARELDKWSSPPPEGESYASVQLRMRDWYEGLTGDTVAVAHGGTARALMVALDVQTIAAAAELPIEQGAVYVFSNGGLAKYT
- the fabI gene encoding enoyl-ACP reductase FabI, with protein sequence MVEPTGLMQGKRGVILGLANNRSIAWGIAKSCHAQGAELAFTYQGDALKKRVEPLAAELGGLVLGHCDVTDPASIDAAFAVLQEKWGKIDFVVHAIAFSEKEGLEGRYVDTTAENFSKTMLISCFSLTAIAQRAEKLMTQGGSIITLTYYGAEKWMPHYNVMGVAKAALEASVRYLAADLGVQNIRVNAISAGPIKTLAASGIGDFRYILKWNEHNAPLRRTTTIDEVGDSALYLLSDLSRGVTGEVHHVDSGYHVLGMKRPDAPDISLNKD